A genome region from Spartobacteria bacterium includes the following:
- a CDS encoding CBS domain-containing protein produces MNLQMKSSATNDLQALVAHRTHVPLHTTIAETYELFSQYKVDFMAVLDGDRLVGICSKRDIGMLLGHRFGNALFAKSPIKNHMTTCMLMVKSSQLISTALQQVFSRASSLFFDDVALVDNDQRFIGFIYAQDLVRLQNRFLSQKVDELQRLTSTLNEKNAMMEEELVMAGNLQTALLPQTTPELAAFSHKRSTPVHFGSSRNCVLELFSGF; encoded by the coding sequence ATGAATCTACAAATGAAATCATCCGCCACAAATGATCTGCAGGCACTGGTTGCACACAGAACCCATGTTCCGCTTCATACAACGATCGCTGAAACCTATGAATTATTCAGTCAGTACAAGGTCGATTTCATGGCTGTTCTGGATGGCGATCGTTTAGTCGGCATCTGTTCCAAACGTGACATCGGCATGCTGCTGGGTCATCGTTTTGGTAATGCGCTGTTTGCAAAATCACCTATAAAAAATCACATGACCACGTGCATGCTGATGGTGAAATCATCACAGCTGATATCCACGGCTCTTCAGCAAGTTTTTAGTCGGGCCAGCAGTCTGTTTTTCGATGATGTGGCCTTAGTGGATAATGACCAGCGATTTATCGGGTTCATCTATGCTCAGGATCTCGTCCGTCTGCAAAATCGTTTTTTGAGTCAGAAAGTCGATGAACTACAGCGTTTAACCAGCACACTGAACGAAAAGAATGCCATGATGGAAGAAGAACTGGTAATGGCGGGCAATTTACAAACTGCCCTGCTTCCTCAAACCACACCCGAGCTCGCCGCCTTCAGCCATAAACGAAGCACGCCTGT
- a CDS encoding DNA recombination protein RmuC, producing the protein MNMLYNYEVTVLFHTTMFDLPPYSLYGVCFFAGAVVMGVIALLFYQRRLTILEQRCVSLSDAREQQELRLQLIERENKELNADNASLNTLLETEREMADEKAELLFAARQELKDTFKSVSADALQNSSEAFITLANQVFEKYRTHHQMNDQMRDEHWQQAARPLIEALKRMDDHLRLSDQERQSSIAALREQTDMMRLSHKGLADETRRLSRAFRQPTVRGRWGEIQLRRVVELAGMVPYCDFDEQPSVETEEGTVIRPDLLVRLPGDRCLVVDSKVPLDAYLQALEVDDETQYAELMKKHTQRMELHIQQLSNKSYGRHIAGSPDFVVLFLPSEAFLSAALAIKPELMERAMQKGIIPSSPATLMALLRSAAYGWSQERLNDNVAHIATVASQLLDHLHRLISLMNKTGRHMRHTTDDFNAALVLLEQEMLPGMKALEMAGTAVQKKFPDLRKVTQYPAVSQNERNNHEETHD; encoded by the coding sequence ATGAATATGCTTTATAACTACGAGGTCACTGTGCTATTTCATACCACTATGTTTGATCTTCCTCCATACAGTTTATACGGTGTTTGTTTTTTTGCGGGAGCCGTCGTAATGGGAGTCATCGCGCTGCTGTTTTATCAGCGGCGGCTGACCATTCTTGAACAGCGATGTGTATCACTGTCCGATGCCCGGGAACAGCAGGAGCTTCGACTCCAGCTGATTGAACGCGAAAACAAAGAATTGAATGCCGACAATGCCTCCCTCAATACCCTCCTGGAAACAGAACGCGAAATGGCGGATGAAAAAGCCGAACTGCTCTTTGCCGCCCGGCAGGAATTGAAAGACACCTTTAAATCCGTATCAGCAGACGCCCTGCAAAACAGCAGCGAAGCATTTATCACGCTGGCCAATCAGGTTTTTGAGAAATATCGGACGCATCACCAGATGAATGACCAGATGCGGGATGAGCATTGGCAGCAGGCCGCCCGGCCGTTGATCGAGGCACTGAAACGCATGGATGACCATTTGCGTTTATCTGACCAGGAACGCCAATCTTCCATCGCCGCACTGCGTGAACAAACCGATATGATGCGGTTGTCTCATAAAGGGCTGGCAGATGAAACCCGACGATTGAGCCGCGCCTTCCGTCAACCGACCGTTCGAGGTCGCTGGGGTGAGATTCAATTGCGGCGGGTCGTCGAATTAGCCGGCATGGTGCCCTATTGTGACTTTGACGAACAGCCCTCTGTAGAGACCGAAGAAGGCACCGTAATCCGTCCCGACCTGCTCGTGCGCCTGCCGGGGGACCGCTGTCTGGTGGTGGACTCAAAAGTACCGCTGGATGCGTATCTTCAGGCACTGGAAGTCGATGATGAGACGCAATATGCCGAGTTGATGAAGAAACATACGCAGCGCATGGAACTGCACATTCAACAGCTGTCCAATAAGTCTTACGGAAGACACATCGCCGGGTCGCCCGATTTTGTCGTATTATTTCTGCCCTCCGAGGCCTTTCTATCTGCCGCGCTGGCGATCAAACCGGAACTGATGGAACGCGCCATGCAAAAAGGGATCATCCCGTCCTCCCCAGCCACACTCATGGCTTTGCTGCGATCCGCCGCTTACGGATGGTCGCAGGAGCGGCTCAATGACAACGTCGCGCACATCGCCACCGTGGCCTCGCAGCTTCTGGATCATCTGCATCGCCTGATTTCACTGATGAATAAAACAGGTCGCCACATGCGGCATACCACCGATGATTTTAATGCGGCACTGGTATTATTGGAGCAGGAAATGCTGCCGGGCATGAAAGCTCTTGAAATGGCTGGAACCGCTGTTCAAAAAAAATTCCCGGATCTTCGCAAAGTCACCCAGTATCCGGCTGTATCGCAGAACGAACGGAACAACCACGAGGAAACCCATGACTGA
- a CDS encoding DUF1749 domain-containing protein, translated as MTEPTDTPYFSHYDGLDIKARFVSFAPAADEKPMDGLLIQNARNHDTLLVFVHGMYSNFYSSCLKKELMMKCGAFDYDMLTFNNRGAEFDVLYETFENCLDDLDAALKMGRRRGYRRFILIGHSTGCQKIVYYQAMRRQTDVSALILLGAGDDYAIAKREAGHKFSYWVKRAEKLVAEDRGATLLPAVCSGFSAQRYLSIAKPESTEAQVFNYAGELLHFSKIKIPLLSVFGSEEEYACIPVEEMQRILRDKTHSMHFTEAIIPGAGHSFHGYEQETAKVVLEWIKHDVKKQYS; from the coding sequence ATGACTGAACCCACAGACACACCCTACTTCTCACACTATGACGGACTGGATATTAAGGCGCGTTTTGTTAGTTTTGCCCCTGCTGCCGATGAAAAACCCATGGATGGACTGCTGATTCAAAACGCACGCAACCACGACACCCTGCTGGTCTTTGTGCATGGCATGTACAGTAATTTTTACAGCTCCTGTTTAAAAAAAGAACTCATGATGAAATGCGGAGCGTTTGACTATGACATGCTGACCTTCAATAACCGTGGTGCCGAATTTGATGTCTTGTATGAAACGTTTGAGAACTGCCTGGATGATCTTGATGCGGCACTGAAAATGGGACGGCGCCGGGGATATCGTCGATTTATTCTCATCGGCCACAGTACCGGCTGCCAGAAAATCGTCTATTATCAGGCCATGCGCCGTCAAACCGATGTCTCGGCACTGATTCTCCTTGGTGCCGGCGATGATTATGCCATTGCGAAAAGAGAGGCCGGCCACAAATTTTCATACTGGGTCAAACGAGCAGAAAAACTGGTGGCCGAAGATCGCGGAGCCACCTTGCTGCCGGCGGTCTGCTCCGGTTTTTCCGCACAGCGTTATCTGAGTATTGCCAAACCGGAAAGCACCGAAGCGCAAGTGTTCAACTATGCAGGGGAGCTCCTTCATTTCAGTAAAATTAAAATTCCTCTGCTGTCTGTCTTTGGCTCTGAAGAGGAATATGCCTGTATCCCCGTCGAAGAAATGCAGCGCATCCTGCGCGATAAAACCCATTCCATGCATTTTACAGAGGCCATCATTCCGGGAGCGGGCCATAGTTTTCATGGATATGAACAGGAAACCGCAAAAGTGGTTCTGGAATGGATCAAACACGACGTGAAAAAACAATACAGTTAG
- a CDS encoding 4Fe-4S dicluster domain-containing protein: MHNETTYRQLQHHLDQLPIGFPATESGVEIEILEYFFTPEEAQVALCLSLITATCTTITKRYNKRFEKTMTPDEMDVILDRMFMNGVIDRSGGKGARSYRNAMLVIGMFEFNVDHLKKELMEKLHRYLDEAFGEEFFRTTLPQLRTSPHLKAVIPEHIIATYDNMKAFVANTDQKIQVANCVCKQGAALLGHPCRQTDNIEICLMFDADNYAARHQARTITKQECLDILDMAEERGLVLQPGNTRDPFCICLCCGCCCGVLTTAKKFPDPARFFATNYYATIDEEACAGCGICIKRCQMDAMIMDETTRKVHVDLNRCIGCGLCVTKCPAKAAALVQKEQETVPPRNIALLYMSILQKKAGNKKMMLNMLKMLMGQPL; encoded by the coding sequence ATGCATAACGAAACCACCTACCGACAGCTTCAACACCATCTGGATCAACTGCCCATCGGATTTCCTGCCACAGAATCCGGTGTTGAAATCGAGATCCTTGAATACTTCTTTACCCCGGAAGAAGCACAGGTGGCCCTTTGTCTCAGCCTCATTACGGCAACGTGCACCACTATAACCAAACGCTATAATAAACGCTTTGAGAAGACGATGACCCCCGATGAGATGGACGTCATTCTGGATCGCATGTTTATGAACGGGGTCATTGATCGCAGTGGCGGAAAAGGAGCCCGCTCCTATCGCAACGCCATGCTGGTGATCGGGATGTTCGAATTCAACGTGGATCATCTCAAAAAGGAATTGATGGAAAAACTTCATCGCTATCTGGATGAAGCCTTCGGAGAAGAATTCTTTCGAACAACCCTGCCGCAGCTGCGAACAAGTCCCCATCTGAAAGCCGTCATTCCGGAACATATCATTGCCACCTACGACAATATGAAAGCCTTCGTCGCAAACACCGATCAAAAAATACAGGTCGCCAACTGTGTCTGTAAACAAGGGGCCGCCCTGCTGGGACATCCATGCAGGCAAACGGACAACATTGAAATATGCCTGATGTTCGATGCCGACAATTATGCAGCGCGTCATCAGGCCCGCACCATTACCAAACAAGAGTGTCTGGATATACTGGACATGGCCGAGGAACGCGGCCTGGTACTGCAGCCCGGAAACACCAGGGATCCCTTTTGCATCTGCCTCTGCTGCGGTTGCTGCTGCGGGGTGCTGACCACCGCCAAAAAATTCCCTGATCCCGCTCGTTTTTTTGCTACAAACTATTACGCCACCATCGACGAAGAGGCCTGTGCGGGATGCGGTATCTGTATAAAGCGATGCCAGATGGACGCCATGATCATGGACGAAACCACCCGAAAAGTTCACGTTGATCTAAACCGCTGTATAGGCTGTGGACTTTGCGTAACCAAATGTCCCGCCAAGGCCGCCGCACTGGTACAGAAAGAGCAGGAAACGGTTCCTCCCCGAAATATCGCCCTGCTCTACATGAGCATCTTGCAAAAAAAAGCCGGGAACAAAAAAATGATGCTGAATATGTTGAAAATGCTCATGGGCCAACCGCTCTGA
- a CDS encoding phenylacetate--CoA ligase family protein yields MDITFWDKERETLERSQLEVLQLQQLKFTVNQALKTRFYQRRLARAGIHSADDIRTLDDLQRIPFTTKDDLREAYPDKLLSEPLDDVVRLHTSSGTTGTPTVIYHTAKDVNSWTNLTARGVVATGASRKDVFQNMMTYGLFTGGLGLHYAAELVGMAIIPISSGNTQRQLKLMKDFQTTVIHATPSYIMHIHAKMEEWGYSIDDFALSKAFIGAEAHSESMRRKIEELFHMDVYNSYGMSEMNGPGVAFECVYKDHMHIWEDTYLVEMAKKGTDTLVGEDEEGELILTTLQREATPLLRYRSGDLTVLTGIPCACGRTHRRIHRIKGRADDMMIVNGVNIYPEQIEAVIMKIPEVGTNYQIHIDKTGSLDRLTVKTEIYSKMFTGDVNALDSLRHDIKEKLKASIIIGPAVELHEPGSLPVSEGKAKRVFDNRPKIEV; encoded by the coding sequence ATGGACATTACATTTTGGGACAAGGAGAGAGAAACACTGGAGCGCAGCCAATTAGAGGTTTTACAGCTTCAACAACTTAAGTTTACCGTAAATCAGGCGTTGAAAACGCGTTTTTATCAGCGAAGGCTGGCCAGAGCGGGCATTCACTCTGCCGATGACATTCGCACGCTGGATGATTTACAGCGCATTCCTTTTACGACCAAAGATGACCTGCGCGAGGCCTACCCCGACAAACTGCTGTCGGAACCTCTGGATGATGTGGTGCGCCTGCATACGTCCAGTGGAACAACGGGCACCCCGACGGTGATTTATCATACGGCAAAGGATGTGAACAGCTGGACCAATCTGACAGCACGCGGCGTTGTTGCCACGGGTGCCAGCCGAAAAGATGTTTTCCAGAACATGATGACTTACGGATTATTCACCGGCGGACTGGGTCTGCACTATGCCGCCGAACTGGTCGGCATGGCGATTATTCCAATCAGCTCCGGCAACACGCAGCGACAGTTGAAATTGATGAAGGATTTTCAAACCACAGTCATTCATGCCACGCCCAGTTACATCATGCATATCCATGCAAAAATGGAAGAATGGGGCTATTCTATCGATGATTTTGCGCTTTCTAAAGCCTTCATCGGGGCCGAGGCACATTCCGAATCCATGCGCAGAAAAATCGAAGAGCTTTTCCATATGGACGTCTATAATTCCTATGGCATGAGTGAAATGAACGGTCCGGGTGTAGCCTTTGAATGCGTGTACAAGGATCACATGCACATCTGGGAAGATACCTATCTGGTGGAAATGGCCAAAAAAGGCACCGACACCCTGGTGGGCGAGGACGAGGAAGGCGAACTGATTCTCACGACGCTGCAGCGGGAAGCCACGCCCCTGCTGCGCTATCGCTCCGGTGATTTGACGGTGCTCACGGGTATCCCCTGCGCATGCGGTCGGACACATCGGCGAATCCACCGCATCAAGGGTCGTGCCGACGATATGATGATCGTCAACGGCGTAAATATTTATCCGGAGCAGATCGAAGCCGTCATCATGAAAATCCCTGAAGTAGGAACCAACTATCAGATTCATATTGATAAAACCGGGTCATTGGATCGATTGACAGTCAAAACGGAAATTTATTCCAAGATGTTTACCGGCGATGTTAACGCGCTGGACAGCCTGCGGCACGATATTAAGGAAAAGCTGAAAGCGTCCATTATCATCGGACCGGCCGTGGAGCTGCATGAACCGGGCAGCCTGCCCGTTTCTGAGGGCAAAGCAAAACGTGTATTTGATAACAGACCTAAAATTGAAGTCTAA
- a CDS encoding ACT domain-containing protein, producing MAKQLNIFVENKPGRFRKITAILCDAGINIRAIEIQDRGEYGIMKLLVSDPHKAHMALTDAGLAVALKDVVAIVIDDQPGGLLKLAEAFEHRGINMVDAYGFVIESTKQAVWCVEVKEPEKVTRQVEDDGFRVLQDCELYEY from the coding sequence ATGGCAAAGCAACTTAATATCTTTGTAGAAAACAAACCCGGGCGGTTTCGTAAAATTACCGCCATTCTCTGCGATGCCGGCATCAATATTCGAGCGATTGAAATTCAGGATCGCGGCGAATACGGCATCATGAAACTTCTGGTAAGCGATCCGCATAAAGCACATATGGCGCTAACCGATGCCGGGCTGGCTGTCGCCCTGAAAGACGTGGTGGCCATTGTTATCGATGATCAGCCCGGCGGCCTGTTGAAGCTGGCGGAGGCCTTTGAACATCGCGGCATCAACATGGTGGACGCCTATGGCTTTGTTATTGAATCGACAAAACAGGCCGTCTGGTGCGTCGAAGTCAAAGAGCCTGAGAAAGTAACCCGTCAGGTAGAAGATGACGGATTCCGCGTATTACAGGACTGTGAACTTTACGAATATTAA
- the deoC gene encoding deoxyribose-phosphate aldolase produces METTTLKLSGKKIARYIDHTILKADATADDVKKICAEAMEYNFFSVCVNPCFVALVAECVKESDVKVCSVIGFPLGCSTTKIKAREARKAIKDGADEIDMVIHVGSMKSADYEYVKKDISKVAGECKAGGALLKVILETCLLTDEEKVKACELCIDAGADFVKTSTGFSTGGATVEDIALMSKCVSGKKLGVKASGGVRTYADAVKMIEAGATRIGSSNGKAIVEQAGA; encoded by the coding sequence ATGGAGACCACGACATTAAAATTAAGCGGTAAAAAAATAGCACGGTACATTGATCACACCATTCTGAAGGCCGATGCCACGGCAGATGATGTCAAAAAAATCTGCGCTGAAGCGATGGAATATAACTTTTTTTCTGTATGCGTCAACCCCTGCTTTGTCGCTCTCGTCGCCGAATGTGTGAAAGAATCCGATGTGAAGGTGTGTTCTGTCATTGGCTTCCCTCTGGGATGCAGCACCACAAAAATCAAAGCACGCGAGGCACGTAAAGCCATTAAAGACGGGGCCGATGAAATCGACATGGTGATCCATGTGGGTTCGATGAAATCAGCCGATTACGAGTACGTTAAAAAGGATATCAGCAAAGTGGCCGGGGAATGCAAGGCAGGCGGCGCCCTGCTCAAAGTGATTCTGGAAACCTGCCTGCTGACCGATGAAGAAAAGGTGAAAGCCTGTGAACTCTGCATCGATGCCGGTGCCGATTTCGTCAAAACATCCACCGGATTCAGCACCGGCGGCGCAACCGTGGAAGATATCGCACTGATGAGCAAATGCGTGTCAGGCAAAAAGTTGGGCGTCAAAGCCTCTGGCGGCGTGCGCACCTATGCCGATGCCGTCAAAATGATTGAAGCAGGCGCAACACGCATCGGTTCCAGCAATGGCAAAGCCATCGTGGAACAGGCGGGCGCATGA
- a CDS encoding TonB-dependent receptor, which yields MIRHPVVFFLCFFMTGSVCMAEESPFTLGDIIVSAAAEDNSDFQAGITTRTVSDTTMQTWAFTQVDDALSVLPGVYVRTSGKGQQMASIRGFGEGDVKVFVDGVPATETYFRSIDLQQFPAAFLSGIDVVAGLPSLLYGANTMGGVINMVSRQGDTNNAGSAAIEAGSAHLRHGYVEQGLQEGAVSMWGAVDVQEADGFRFSSDFHAENEVTGKDSGYREDGGLRENSDYKRQAAAAKMGYEGEQAQCFVSAMILDNPHGIPIEYNRYWRFDEWRQSHIQAVGNWSDDNTLVRGQVFYMEHRDTLVDDAEQTLAAHGKSWFDESRYDDDCMGAYGVIQQQVASHLFDLSGRWQRDRNRQQEYNTRSGSTITVPGWGTEKTFETDTASLGLQDTWTKHNLSVTAGMAYDRLIPRKNEGIDTLNDEDSWNPQLRAIWRIDESTQFKAGAGQVIRFPHMKELYSEVGGGNPDLKPQTAWTYETGLQHDLFMDTRICRLEINGFYNDVRDLIEQETQTEQRYYHNIGKAQLAGVETTADWNADPLHVFIHYTWLHARDKTRDRRLQKEPVHQLNAGASYALPWNMTLSLLVTCVADQVAYTYDKQAGTDTTRDLPDAAMLDIVMEQNLCFGAVLYAKVTNLTDRNVDFGDGPEPGRSFLCGLRLNW from the coding sequence ATGATTCGTCACCCCGTGGTATTTTTTTTATGTTTTTTCATGACCGGATCGGTCTGCATGGCAGAAGAATCACCTTTTACGCTGGGTGATATTATCGTGTCGGCTGCGGCTGAGGATAACAGCGATTTTCAGGCGGGCATCACAACCCGGACTGTCAGCGATACAACCATGCAGACATGGGCTTTTACGCAGGTCGATGACGCACTGTCGGTGCTTCCGGGAGTGTACGTGCGCACAAGCGGAAAGGGTCAGCAAATGGCGTCGATACGCGGTTTTGGCGAAGGAGATGTCAAAGTCTTCGTCGATGGCGTTCCGGCGACAGAAACGTATTTTCGCAGCATCGATCTGCAACAGTTTCCTGCCGCTTTTTTATCCGGAATAGATGTTGTGGCGGGACTCCCCTCTCTGCTCTACGGGGCAAATACGATGGGCGGAGTGATCAACATGGTTTCCCGACAGGGTGATACGAATAATGCGGGCAGTGCCGCCATTGAAGCTGGATCTGCACATTTACGTCATGGCTATGTAGAACAGGGTCTTCAGGAAGGGGCCGTATCGATGTGGGGTGCGGTGGATGTTCAGGAGGCGGACGGCTTTCGGTTCTCTTCGGATTTCCATGCGGAGAACGAGGTTACCGGCAAAGATTCTGGCTATCGTGAAGACGGAGGCTTGAGAGAAAACAGCGATTATAAGCGACAGGCCGCCGCCGCCAAAATGGGATACGAAGGTGAACAGGCACAATGTTTTGTCAGTGCAATGATACTGGATAATCCCCACGGTATTCCAATTGAATATAACCGCTACTGGCGATTTGACGAATGGCGTCAAAGTCATATTCAGGCCGTTGGTAACTGGTCCGATGATAACACGTTGGTGCGCGGACAGGTTTTCTATATGGAACATCGTGATACGTTAGTGGATGACGCAGAACAGACCCTGGCCGCTCATGGCAAATCATGGTTCGATGAAAGTCGCTATGATGATGACTGCATGGGCGCGTACGGCGTAATTCAGCAACAGGTCGCGAGTCACTTATTTGATCTGTCCGGACGCTGGCAGCGCGATCGAAATCGCCAGCAGGAATATAACACCCGATCCGGATCGACCATTACGGTTCCGGGCTGGGGAACAGAAAAAACATTTGAAACGGACACGGCATCTCTCGGCCTTCAGGATACATGGACAAAACACAATCTATCGGTCACGGCCGGAATGGCCTATGATCGTCTGATCCCCCGAAAAAATGAGGGCATCGATACATTAAACGATGAAGATTCATGGAATCCGCAGCTGCGCGCAATCTGGCGCATCGATGAGTCAACACAGTTCAAAGCCGGTGCGGGACAGGTCATTCGTTTTCCTCACATGAAAGAACTCTACAGTGAAGTGGGCGGCGGCAATCCCGATCTGAAGCCTCAGACAGCATGGACTTACGAAACAGGCCTGCAGCACGATCTATTCATGGACACCCGGATCTGCCGACTGGAAATCAACGGGTTTTACAACGACGTGCGGGATCTTATTGAACAAGAAACACAAACCGAACAACGCTATTATCACAATATCGGCAAAGCCCAGCTGGCCGGCGTGGAAACCACGGCCGACTGGAATGCGGATCCGCTGCATGTGTTCATTCATTATACATGGCTGCATGCCCGGGATAAAACACGTGACCGGCGATTACAAAAAGAACCGGTACATCAGTTAAATGCAGGAGCATCCTACGCGCTGCCATGGAATATGACCCTGTCATTATTAGTCACCTGCGTCGCCGATCAAGTGGCCTACACATACGATAAACAGGCCGGAACCGACACAACCCGTGATCTGCCTGATGCGGCCATGCTTGATATCGTCATGGAGCAGAACCTGTGTTTCGGTGCTGTTTTATATGCCAAAGTGACCAATCTCACCGATCGCAACGTGGATTTCGGGGACGGGCCGGAGCCCGGACGCAGCTTCCTGTGCGGACTTCGGCTGAACTGGTGA